The proteins below are encoded in one region of Triticum aestivum cultivar Chinese Spring chromosome 1B, IWGSC CS RefSeq v2.1, whole genome shotgun sequence:
- the LOC123121144 gene encoding pentatricopeptide repeat-containing protein At5g04780, mitochondrial — translation MATAMLPSPSLPPTPRGVLSPRCSLQAPTHEQRVPDGASRRRHAPVQRARHEAAAYAREIGACVRARRWGAACEAFAAMRAAGAAPDRFLLPQVLRACAGADAPRLAAAAHALASKGGPALADDAVVGNAVVAMYAALGDVRAARAAFASLPERDVVAWTALVGAYANAGELGEAFQLFESMQASGVRPDVISWNTLVSGFARNGDIGAALDLFDEMRLRGVKPRVSSWNCIISGCVQNARYDEALGIFLEMCETEMPDAVTIASILPACTGLMALGLGKQLHSYAVRCGIKLNVYIGSSLIGMYSECREFAYATSVFAAIDGERNVTVWNELIQSYISDGRMDKACEAFNLMQQDGLKPDTVTYNNFIAAYARAGQKELANELLSGMMNVSLKPNVVSMNALISGLHQFGLCADALEVFRYMQLLNSGDAKRWTFLDNSNPIQPNGTTVTSVLSLLTDLKLDRLGKEVHCYALRNGLTSNIFVSSKLVDLYGKTGDMVSAANVFQGISNKNVVTWNSLLAAYKHNRKPEVVLKLFCEMLESNLLPNLVTVQIALLSSGMTMASGYGSELHGFIQKNWPDGYPVTLASALIDMYGKCGKIEDARLAFERSVEKDVAVWNAMMSCYLLHRMPRDVKRLFEILEQSRTRPDPVTFILLLSACKQEGSMVEARSYFYSMEDLYGIKPSLKHYTCMVDIMGTAGLLEESLELIQKMPVEPDACLWSTVLKACKLHSDLDVAAKAAKALFELEPNNASNYMLLSNIYANSGFWDSTESVRDAMTEHGLHVESQCSWLYLGKSVDSFEAGDLSHPAFEDILSTWKDLASRMAESGYAPQDDEPYCNVQVDPLSCHHTERIAVCYGLISMRAHEPIRVSKNFRMCKECHSSIKFISRDKKREILISDGCTYHHFSDGSCSCGDMW, via the coding sequence ATGGCGACCGCCATGCTGCCGTCCCCGTCTCTGCCTCCTACTCCCCGCGGCGTCTTATCGCCGCGCTGCTCACTACAGGCACCGACCCACGAGCAACGGGTGCCGGACGGGGCATCCCGGAGGCGGCATGCCCCGGTGCAGCGCGCGAGACACGAGGCCGCGGCGTACGCGCGGGAGATAGGCGCCTGCGTGCGGGCGCGGCGCTGGGGCGCGGCATGCGAGGCGTTTGCGGCCATGCGCGCCGCCGGGGCCGCGCCCGACAGGTTCCTCCTCCCGCAGGTGCTCCGGGCCTGCGCCGGCGCGGACGCGCCCCGCCTTGCCGCCGCAGCGCACGCGCTCGCCTCCAAGGGCGGGCCCGCGCTCGCCGACGACGCCGTGGTAGGGAACGCTGTCGTCGCCATGTACGCGGCGCTCGGGGACGTCCGCGCCGCGCGCGCAGCGTTCGCGTCGCTCCCCGAACGCGACGTCGTGGCATGGACCGCTCTCGTGGGCGCCTACGCCAACGCCGGGGAGCTGGGCGAGGCCTTCCAGCTGTTTGAATCGATGCAGGCCAGTGGCGTGCGGCCTGACGTGATTTCGTGGAACACCCTCGTCTCCGGCTTCGCGAGAAATGGTGATATTGGTGCTGCGCTCGATCTATTCGACGAAATGCGACTGAGGGGTGTCAAGCCACGGGTCAGTTCTTGGAACTGCATCATCTCTGGCTGTGTGCAGAATGCGCGCTATGATGAGGCTTTGGGCATCTTCCTGGAGATGTGCGAGACTGAGATGCCCGATGCAGTCACTATTGCTAGTATACTCCCTGCTTGCACTGGCTTGATGGCACTGGGCCTTGGAAAGCAGCTGCATTCTTATGCTGTACGTTGTGGTATCAAATTAAATGTCTACATTGGTTCTTCTTTGATTGGCATGTACTCCGAGTGCAGAGAGTTTGCTTATGCGACAAGTGTGTTCGCCGCCATTGATGGGGAGAGGAATGTCACTGTATGGAATGAGTTGATTCAATCATATATCAGTGATGGGAGGATGGACAAAGCGTGTGAAGCCTTTAACTTGATGCAGCAGGATGGATTGAAGCCTGACACTGTCACATATAACAATTTCATCGCTGCATATGCTAGAGCAGGTCAGAAAGAACTAGCAAATGAATTGTTGTCAGGCATGATGAATGTCAGCTTGAAGCCTAATGTGGTATCAATGAATGCTTTAATATCCGGTTTGCATCAGTTTGGCCTCTGTGCTGATGCACTGGAAGTTTTCAGATACATGCAGCTCCTAAACAGCGGAGATGCAAAGCGTTGGACATTTCTGGATAATAGCAACCCCATCCAACCAAATGGTACTACAGTTACTAGTGTCCTCTCACTGTTGACAGACCTCAAGTTAGATCGTCTCGGGAAGGAAGTACACTGCTATGCTCTAAGGAATGGTCTGACGTCAAACATATTTGTTTCCAGCAAATTGGTTGACCTTTATGGTAAAACTGGTGATATGGTATCTGCTGCTAATGTCTTCCAGGGAATCAGTAATAAGAATGTTGTCACATGGAACAGTCTGCTAGCAGCTTACAAGCATAATAGGAAGCCAGAAGTTGTTTTGAAACTATTCTGTGAAATGCTCGAGTCTAATTTACTTCCTAACTTGGTTACAGTGCAGATAGCGCTTTTGTCTTCTGGTATGACGATGGCATCAGGGTATGGGAGCGAACTGCATGGTTTCATACAGAAAAACTGGCCTGATGGTTATCCAGTCACTCTTGCAAGTGCGCTAATAGATATGTATGGGAAATGTGGTAAGATTGAGGATGCTAGACTGGCTTTTGAGCGCAGTGTTGAAAAGGATGTAGCAGTATGGAATGCAATGATGAGTTGCTACTTGCTTCATAGGATGCCTAGAGATGTTAAAAGATTGTTTGAAATACTTGAACAATCTAGAACTCGGCCAGATCCTGTTACTTTCATCTTACTTCTTTCAGCTTGTAAGCAAGAAGGTTCCATGGTGGAAGCTCGGAGCTATTTCTACAGTATGGAAGATTTGTATGGCATAAAACCAAGTTTAAAACACTACACTTGCATGGTTGACATCATGGGAACAGCTGGTTTATTGGAGGAGTCACTAGAACTTATCCAGAAGATGCCAGTTGAGCCGGATGCATGCCTATGGTCTACTGTTCTCAAAGCTTGTAAGCTTCACTCAGATTTGGACGTTGCGGCTAAGGCTGCAAAAGCTCTTTTCGAGCTTGAACCAAATAATGCTTCAAACTACATGTTGCTTTCCAATATATATGCGAACAGCGGCTTTTGGGATTCCACTGAATCTGTAAGAGATGCCATGACAGAGCACGGGTTGCACGTTGAGAGCCAGTGTAGCTGGCTATATCTTGGCAAAAGTGTGGATTCGTTTGAGGCTGGAGATTTGTCCCATCCAGCATTTGAGGATATTTTGAGTACATGGAAGGACTTGGCTAGTAGGATGGCAGAGTCTGGGTATGCTCCTCAAGACGATGAGCCCTATTGCAATGTACAAGTTGATCCATTGTCGTGCCACCACACCGAGCGGATTGCTGTGTGCTATGGACTTATTTCCATGCGTGCCCATGAGCCGATACGGGTCTCGAAGAATTTCCGAATGTGCAAGGAATGCCATTCCTCAATCAAGTTCATCTCAAGGGATAAGAAGCGGGAGATACTGATTTCAGATGGTTGCACCTATCACCACTTCAGCGATGGCTCGTGCAGCTGTGGGGACATGTGGTAG